The following nucleotide sequence is from Sphingomonas swuensis.
AAGGTCCGTCTTAAAAGCGCACCCGTCCGCTCCTATCTGCAACCATGGGCGGGGACGAGAGAGAAAAACGACAGGGACCCGACATGAACATTTTGATGGTGCTGACCAGCCACGACCAGCTCGGCGACACGGGCAAGAAGACCGGCTTCTGGCTCGAGGAGTTCGCCGCGCCTTATTACGTCCTCAAGGACGCCGGGCACGACATCACCCTCGCCAGCCCGGCCGGCGGCCAGCCGCCGCTCGATCCCAAGAGCGACGAGCCCGACGCCCAGACCGAGGCGACCGAGCGCTTCAAGAAGGATGAGGAAGGCAAGGCCCAGCTCGCCTCCACCAGGCGCCTGGCCGAAATCGACGCGGCCCAGTTCGATGCCGTCTTCTATCCCGGCGGCCACGGCCCGATGTGGGACCTCGCCGAAGACTCGACCTCGCGCTCGATCATCGAGACCACGCTCGCGGCCGGCAAGCCCGTCGGTCTCGTCTGCCATGCCCCCGCGGCGCTGCGCAACGTCAAGGGTCCCGACGGCGAGCCGCTGGTCAAGGGCCGCAAGGTCACCGGCTTCACCAACGAGGAAGAGGAGGCCGTCCAGCTCACCGACGTCGTGCCCTTCCTCCTCGAGGACGAGCTGAAGCGCCTCGGCGGCCGCTACGAGAAGGGCGAGACCTTCAAGCCCTATGTCGTCCGCGACGGTCTGCTGATCACCGGCCAGAACCCACCGTCGAGTGAGCCCGCGGCCGAAGCGCTGCTCGCCGCCCTCGCCGAGCGCCGCGAGACCGCCGACGCCTGACCCCGGAACGGAGCCTGCCGCCTGTCACTCGCGATAGGCCGGCAGGCTCCAACCGCGTGCGATCGCCAGTCCGCGAAGCGCGAAACCCGCCAATGCCGCAAGCACCGCGGCCGGGAACCCGCCAAGGCCGAGCAGCGCCAGCCCGACCAGCAGCCCGCTGCTCAGCGCGGCGGCTGTGACATAGAGTTCGGGCCGCATCAGGATCGACGGCTCGCCCGCAAGCACGTCGCGGATGATTCCGCCCGCGCAGGCGGTCAGCACGCCCATGGCGAAGGCGGGAACAGGCGCGATCCCGAACGCCAGTGCCTTGGCCGCGCCGTAGGTGGCGTAGGCACCCAGGCCGGCGGCATCGAACCACAGCAGGGCCCGCCCGGCGAACCAGCGCCGGCTCGCAAGCCACACCAGCCCGGCTGCGCCGATGCAGATCAGGAGCACGCCATTCTGGTGCACCCAGAAGACCGGCGCCCCGATCAGGAGGTCGCGCAAGGTCCCGCCGCCGACCCCGGTCACCACCGCGAAGAAGATGAAGGTGACCAGCGTTTGACGCCGTTCCGCCGCCAGCAGCGCGCCCGAAATGGCGAACACCGCGATTCCGAACAGGTCGATGAATTCGATCGCCATGGGCAGGGTTGGGGAGGGCAGGTCGGGGGTCATTGCGTACGCCAATAGCGCCCCGGACCCTCGCCCTGAACCACTTTCGGGATGCGCGTGATGGCGCCGCGCCGACGCTGGCCCTGTCCTACAGCCACCCGGTTGTGCCATGGTGCCGGAATGTGCCTTAGCGCTCCTCGATTCTCCTGCCGTGCGATGCGCCAGGAGGGGGGTGACACGGGGTTACAACCCCCGGTTTACGTCGCGTCCGGAGCCATCACGTTCCCGGAGATGCGCCGATGAGTACCGACCAGGTTCCGCCTTTTCCCACGCTCGAGGACTGGCAGCACTGGACTCTGGTCACCGGCCGCGCCCAGCAGATGCTGATGGAAGCCTGGGCCGAGAGCTGGAAGGCGGGCGAACCCGGGCCGGGGATCAAGAGCCCCCAGGCGCCCGACGCAATGAACCTGCTGACCGCAGGTGCCGACGCGTGGAGCAAGGGCTTCGAGGCCTGGGGTCAGATGCTCGGCGGCATGGCCAGCGCGGCCGATCGCAAGGACAAGCGCTTCGCCGCCGCCGAATGGCGCGAGAATCCGGTCTTCGACACCATCCGCCAGTCCTATCTCGCCATCTCCGACCAGCTGCTCCGCCAGGCCGACGAGGCCGAGCATCTCGACGAGGCGGCGCAGGCCCGGCTCAAGTTCCTGACGAGAAGCTT
It contains:
- a CDS encoding type 1 glutamine amidotransferase domain-containing protein, with product MNILMVLTSHDQLGDTGKKTGFWLEEFAAPYYVLKDAGHDITLASPAGGQPPLDPKSDEPDAQTEATERFKKDEEGKAQLASTRRLAEIDAAQFDAVFYPGGHGPMWDLAEDSTSRSIIETTLAAGKPVGLVCHAPAALRNVKGPDGEPLVKGRKVTGFTNEEEEAVQLTDVVPFLLEDELKRLGGRYEKGETFKPYVVRDGLLITGQNPPSSEPAAEALLAALAERRETADA
- a CDS encoding trimeric intracellular cation channel family protein, coding for MTPDLPSPTLPMAIEFIDLFGIAVFAISGALLAAERRQTLVTFIFFAVVTGVGGGTLRDLLIGAPVFWVHQNGVLLICIGAAGLVWLASRRWFAGRALLWFDAAGLGAYATYGAAKALAFGIAPVPAFAMGVLTACAGGIIRDVLAGEPSILMRPELYVTAAALSSGLLVGLALLGLGGFPAAVLAALAGFALRGLAIARGWSLPAYRE